From a region of the Roseivirga sp. 4D4 genome:
- a CDS encoding alpha/beta fold hydrolase, whose product MKQRILKFSILTLISILFAISNHLSYGEVAPGIKTRVIGKGQPVIMIPGLTCDGSVWDETIEAMGNNYQYHVMTLPGFAGNAPLEDLEAGFFKQVEAMVLDYIDENNIEKPIIIGHSLGGFMALNIAIKRPDLPSKLVIVDSLPYLTQVQMPQAQTPEQAEQMANQMKSMVAASADQPRANKVAYQKQMLQTMIIDKDKIEIAAGWGADSDLHTVGQSMYEMYTTDIREDLVKIKVPTLVLGAWVAYKPYGSTRESTLAIYTGQYEKLNNVIVDMTDIGNHFIMWDDPEFFYGWLKKFL is encoded by the coding sequence ATGAAACAACGCATCTTAAAATTTAGCATTCTCACGCTTATCAGCATCTTGTTTGCCATAAGTAATCATCTGTCTTATGGCGAAGTAGCACCAGGTATTAAGACCAGAGTCATCGGTAAAGGTCAGCCTGTAATTATGATTCCTGGCCTCACCTGTGACGGCTCCGTTTGGGATGAGACCATCGAGGCTATGGGCAATAACTACCAGTACCATGTCATGACACTACCGGGCTTTGCAGGCAATGCACCTTTAGAAGACCTAGAAGCTGGTTTCTTCAAGCAGGTGGAAGCCATGGTGTTGGACTACATTGATGAAAACAATATCGAAAAGCCCATCATCATTGGACATAGCCTTGGCGGCTTTATGGCTTTGAATATTGCGATCAAAAGACCAGACCTTCCTTCCAAACTGGTCATTGTAGATTCTCTTCCTTACTTAACACAGGTTCAAATGCCACAAGCACAAACTCCTGAGCAAGCAGAACAAATGGCTAATCAAATGAAGTCTATGGTTGCCGCCAGTGCTGACCAGCCCAGAGCTAACAAGGTAGCTTACCAAAAGCAAATGCTTCAGACAATGATTATTGACAAGGATAAAATTGAAATTGCGGCTGGCTGGGGTGCCGATAGCGACCTGCACACCGTAGGGCAATCTATGTATGAAATGTACACTACTGACATTCGTGAAGACTTGGTCAAAATCAAAGTGCCCACATTGGTATTAGGTGCATGGGTGGCTTACAAACCTTACGGCAGTACCAGAGAAAGTACTCTAGCTATCTATACCGGTCAGTATGAGAAACTCAATAACGTGATAGTTGACATGACGGACATTGGTAACCACTTCATCATGTGGGACGACCCTGAGTTCTTCTACGGCTGGTTGAAAAAATTCCTCTAA